In Thermus caldifontis, one genomic interval encodes:
- a CDS encoding glycosyltransferase family 4 protein, with protein sequence MGTGELMGLWQRTTRLLNLRNVHCLGRRNDMPELYRAVDAMLLPTLGENQSLATLEAMASGLPVVTTPIPAQKEVIRHGKAGLLIPPRPSALAYALQNLPKQLGEEARTYVLAHHTLEASAKQLSKTLEEI encoded by the coding sequence GTGGGAACAGGGGAACTCATGGGGCTTTGGCAGCGCACTACCCGCCTCCTCAACCTAAGAAATGTGCACTGTCTCGGGCGCCGCAACGACATGCCTGAACTTTACCGGGCTGTGGATGCCATGCTCCTGCCCACTTTAGGAGAGAACCAAAGCCTGGCTACCCTCGAGGCCATGGCCTCAGGGCTCCCCGTGGTAACCACACCGATCCCCGCACAGAAGGAGGTAATACGCCATGGGAAAGCAGGTCTGCTCATACCCCCTCGTCCTTCCGCCCTAGCCTATGCCCTGCAGAACCTACCCAAACAGCTGGGGGAAGAGGCGCGAACCTATGTCCTCGCCCACCACACCCTGGAGGCTAGCGCCAAGCAGCTTTCTAAGACTTTGGAGGAGATATGA